Proteins encoded within one genomic window of Bombina bombina isolate aBomBom1 chromosome 1, aBomBom1.pri, whole genome shotgun sequence:
- the CBLN4 gene encoding cerebellin-4, with translation MWFCRKELSMVLTVLIASLSLHSPALAQNDTEPIVLEGKCLVVCDSNPATDSKGSSSSPLGISVRAANSKVAFSAVRSTNHEPSEMSNKTRIIYFDQILVNVGNFFTLESVFVAPRKGIYSFNFHVIKVYQSQTIQVNLMLNGKPVISAFAGDKDVTREAATNGVLLYLDKEDKVYLKLEKGNLVGGWQYSTFSGFLVFPL, from the exons ATGTGGTTCTGCAGGAAGGAGCTATCCATGGTCCTGACAGTGCTGATTGCCAGTCTGTCACTTCACTCTCCGGCTCTCGCACAGAATGACACTGAACCTATAGTTTTGGAGGGCAAATGTTTGGTGGTTTGTGATTCTAATCCTGCTACTGATTCCAAAGGatcttcctcttctcctctaggaATTTCAGTCCGGGCTGCTAACTCTAAGGTCGCTTTTTCAGCTGTCCGGAGCACAAATCATGAACCCTCAGAGATGAGCAACAAAACTAGGATTATCTACTTTGATCAG atCTTAGTAAATGTTGGAAACTTTTTTACATTGGAATCTGTCTTCGTAGCCCCAAGAAAAGGTATTTACAGCTTCAACTTTCACGTCATAAAGGTCTATCAAAGTCAGACTATACAG GTTAACTTGATGCTTAATGGAAAACCAGTCATTTCGGCTTTTGCTGGAGATAAAGATGTAACACGTGAAGCAGCAACTAATGGCGTCCTTCTCTACTTGGACAAAGAAGATAAGGTTTACTTGAAGTTAGAGAAAGGTAATCTTGTTGGGGGATGGCAATACTCCACCTTCTCTGGTTTTCTAGTGTTCCCACTGTGA